A single region of the Schistocerca serialis cubense isolate TAMUIC-IGC-003099 chromosome 7, iqSchSeri2.2, whole genome shotgun sequence genome encodes:
- the LOC126412490 gene encoding uncharacterized protein LOC126412490, which produces MAELLGKLRSAWKTWRKQRKGRQERVSDPQKLIGVTEQSDKEHIHAASIEDIDACANKDNSSANVKSTVDSPNSGKVCNNEENKNVNETPIEVICEYANDADIDIYRAEGLTDNELRTIICSLAEKICREFPSYYDFCIIADEEDYDSADELKHYLCRTFDLTGCMVHDGFYRAGADIFSCFEFMMSRSSKVLFYLTDNFNASQFYRRIQSGAVFQSLMSSVQAHREKCVPIFPNGIPNYIPLPLSGIAGLHPKSKVALRQSVNTTYTLPLREKRKCLDRLNDEERRLAFREQLRLSVSDFIQKKQLQNSTSETQQIENAHSAIDVHTSTSILPEVSSNVNAGNEQPTGDTIADTLASLPMDDEARTCIMQVVSQSSPLPATNVSITSSSAVHVGNKVTVNLTINPPVSYSGGTTGDAIMNDSDSDSFSESE; this is translated from the coding sequence ATGGCAGAGCTTTTAGGGAAGCTCCGCAGcgcttggaagacatggaggaaACAGCGTAAAGGAAGGCAAGAACGAGTATCTGATCCTCAGAAACTTATCGGCGTTACTGAACAATCGGACAAAGAACACATACATGCGGCAAGTATTGAAGATATAGATGCATGTGCCAACAAGGATAATAGTTCCGCGAACGTGAAGTCTACAGTTGACTCTCCTAATTCAGGGAAGGTATGCAATAATGAAGAGAACAAGAATGTGAACGAAACTCCGATTGAAGTGATCTGTGAGTATGCAAATGACGCAGATATTGACATTTACCGTGCTGAAGGCCTGACGGATAATGAATTGCGAACTATAATTTGTAGCTTAGCCGAAAAAATTTGCAGGGAGTTTCCGTCGTATTACGACTTTTGCATTATAGCAGACGAAGAGGACTATGATTCAGCGGACGAACTGAAGCATTACTTGTGCCGCACTTTCGACTTAACAGGATGTATGGTTCATGATGGCTTTTATCGTGCGGGTGCAGACATATTTTCCTGTTTTGAATTTATGATGTCGAGGAGCAGCAAAGTGCTGTTTTACTTAACAGACAATTTTAATGCAAGCCAGTTCTATCGCCGCATCCAGAGTGGAGCCGTTTTTCAGTCATTGATGTCCAGCGTTCAAGCCCACCGAGAAAAATGTGTACCAATATTCCCAAATGGTATTCCTAACTACATTCCACTACCCCTCTCAGGTATAGCAGGTCTGCATCCTAAATCGAAAGTAGCGTTGCGACAAAGTGTAAATACAACATATACCTTACCTCtcagagaaaaaagaaaatgtttagatAGACTGAATGATGAAGAACGAAGGTTAGCATTCCGTGAACAGCTGCGACTTAGTGTGAGTGATTTCATTCAAAAGAAACAATTACAGAACTCAACATCAGAAACGCAACAAATTGAGAATGCCCATTCAGCAATTGATGTACACACCAGTACCAGCATTTTGCCAGAAGTTTCCTCAAACGTGAATGCTGGGAATGAACAGCCCACAGGTGACACCATAGCAGATACCCTTGCTTCCTTGCCGATGGATGATGAAGCGCGGACATGTATAATGCAAGTAGTATCACAGTCCAgtccactacctgcaacaaatgtgAGCATCACGAGTTCCTCAGCAGTGCATGTGGGAAATAAAGTTACTGTGAATTTGACCATAAATCCACCAGTGTCATACTCTGGAGGTACCACAGGTGATGCCATAATGAATGACAGTGAT